A genomic region of Methanothermobacter sp. CaT2 contains the following coding sequences:
- the cyaB gene encoding class IV adenylate cyclase has protein sequence MIEVEVKAKIHDRDEMVDQILSVGGVHVSDEEQHDLYFNAPHRDFARTDEALRIRRSGGRTFITYKGPKIDEESKTRKELETEVADPGTAAEILESLGFRMVREVVKERRIYSVGEFTVSIDTVMGLGTYLEIERDLPDGSDYAGALREIFELYRKLGIEDGFERRSYLELLELGEE, from the coding sequence TTGATTGAGGTTGAGGTTAAGGCAAAAATTCATGATAGAGATGAGATGGTTGATCAGATACTCTCAGTTGGAGGCGTTCATGTCTCTGACGAGGAGCAGCATGACCTGTATTTCAACGCCCCCCACAGGGACTTCGCAAGGACAGACGAGGCCCTGAGGATAAGAAGATCCGGTGGGAGGACCTTCATCACCTATAAGGGCCCCAAGATAGATGAAGAGAGCAAGACAAGAAAGGAACTCGAGACGGAGGTCGCTGACCCGGGGACGGCCGCAGAGATACTGGAATCCCTCGGCTTCAGGATGGTGAGGGAGGTTGTAAAGGAACGCAGGATCTACAGTGTGGGGGAGTTCACAGTTTCCATTGACACCGTAATGGGCCTGGGGACCTACCTTGAAATTGAGAGGGATCTACCTGACGGAAGTGACTATGCCGGGGCCCTCCGGGAGATATTTGAGCTCTACAGAAAACTTGGCATCGAGGACGGATTTGAGAGGAGGTCATACCTCGAGCTCCTTGAACTGGGCGAGGAGTAA
- a CDS encoding homocitrate synthase family protein yields MRYFVSPFNKEAELKFPDRITIYDTTLRDGEQTPGVCLGTEEKLEIARKLDELGIHQIESGFPVVSEQERVSVKSIANEGLNAEILALCRTKKDDIDAAIDCDVDGVITFMATSDLHLKHKLKLTREEALNVCMNSIEYAKDHGLFLAFSAEDATRTDLDFLKQIYRKAENYGADRVHIADTVGAISPQGMDYLVRELRRDIKVDIALHCHNDFGMALSNSIAGLLAGGTAVSTTVNGIGERAGNTSLEELIMALRIIYEVDLGFNIGVLYELSRLVEKHTRMKVPENKPIVGRNVFRHESGIHVDAVIEEPLTYEPFLPEMIGHQRKIVLGKHSGCRAVKAKLEEYGIDVTRDELCRIVEEVKKNREKGKYINDELFYRIVKSVRGPVDF; encoded by the coding sequence TTGAGATACTTTGTTAGCCCCTTCAATAAAGAAGCTGAATTAAAATTTCCTGACAGAATCACGATTTACGATACAACACTGCGTGACGGGGAGCAGACCCCCGGTGTATGCCTTGGAACAGAAGAAAAACTTGAAATAGCCAGAAAACTTGATGAGCTCGGCATACATCAGATAGAGAGCGGATTTCCGGTTGTATCAGAACAGGAAAGAGTTTCAGTGAAGTCCATTGCAAATGAGGGCCTCAATGCAGAGATACTGGCACTCTGCAGGACAAAGAAGGATGACATCGACGCAGCAATAGACTGTGATGTGGATGGAGTCATAACCTTCATGGCAACATCAGATCTCCACCTGAAACACAAACTCAAACTCACAAGGGAGGAGGCCCTCAACGTCTGCATGAACTCCATAGAGTATGCCAAGGATCACGGGCTTTTCCTGGCATTTTCAGCAGAGGATGCAACAAGGACGGACCTCGACTTCCTCAAGCAGATCTACCGGAAGGCCGAGAACTATGGTGCAGACAGGGTCCACATTGCAGATACCGTGGGCGCCATAAGCCCCCAGGGTATGGACTACCTTGTCAGGGAACTGCGCAGGGACATCAAGGTTGACATAGCACTCCACTGCCACAACGACTTTGGAATGGCCCTATCGAACTCAATAGCAGGGCTACTTGCAGGTGGGACTGCAGTCTCAACCACAGTTAACGGTATAGGTGAAAGGGCGGGCAACACATCCCTTGAGGAGCTGATCATGGCCCTGAGGATAATCTATGAGGTTGACCTCGGATTCAACATAGGCGTCCTCTATGAACTTTCAAGGCTTGTGGAGAAACACACAAGAATGAAGGTACCTGAGAACAAGCCGATAGTCGGCAGGAACGTATTCAGACACGAATCAGGTATACACGTCGACGCGGTCATAGAGGAGCCCCTAACCTATGAGCCATTCCTCCCAGAGATGATAGGCCACCAGCGCAAGATAGTGCTGGGGAAACACTCCGGGTGCCGTGCGGTCAAGGCCAAACTTGAGGAGTACGGCATCGATGTTACGAGGGATGAACTCTGCAGGATAGTGGAGGAGGTAAAGAAAAACAGGGAGAAGGGTAAGTACATCAACGATGAACTCTTCTACAGGATTGTGAAGTCCGTAAGGGGACCTGTAGACTTCTAG
- the serB gene encoding phosphoserine phosphatase SerB yields MIKLVVFDLDNVIIDGEAIDEIGKIAGVEKEVMEITEKAMQGDVDFESSIRERVKLLKGTAVEDIKKVADELPLMEGAEETVKTLKEKGYLVAVISGSFDLVAEPVKEKLGIDYLFCNRLHEEDGILTGEVSGPLVEKSKYDVLCGILEKEGISPRECVAVGDGANDISMIEAARLGIAFNAKPALRKKADAVVEDKDLRKILPIIEKVAEADDKLNKMSYDEVMELKNEYEDKLSAIASERDELNKKAREMKELRDNLNSELRETLNRAVELRDKRNEINSQVEENKKLRDQINKEIRKLEWSSGGRDRIKIENEIKRIDKIIETRVLDINKENELVKTANELRKKLMKIQEDDETREKALELRKKSEEYHEKVVALSEEAQGYHEKMLEYFRKTDEIRKKADEAHEKFLEFRRMASEKHEEFKSTLGEIRQINERINALRSENRSARRRESREKDIEEKERAREIYEKFKEGKKLTKDEILLLQKHRIV; encoded by the coding sequence TTGATTAAACTTGTAGTTTTCGATCTTGACAATGTCATTATTGATGGTGAAGCCATAGACGAGATAGGAAAAATCGCTGGCGTTGAAAAGGAAGTAATGGAGATCACCGAGAAGGCCATGCAGGGTGATGTTGACTTTGAATCCTCAATAAGGGAGAGGGTTAAACTCCTCAAGGGAACAGCGGTGGAAGACATAAAGAAGGTTGCAGATGAACTGCCCCTAATGGAGGGCGCCGAGGAGACAGTAAAGACCCTCAAGGAGAAGGGGTACCTGGTTGCAGTTATAAGTGGAAGCTTTGACCTTGTGGCTGAACCCGTAAAGGAGAAACTCGGCATAGATTACCTCTTCTGCAACAGGCTCCATGAGGAAGATGGCATACTTACCGGTGAAGTGAGCGGGCCCCTTGTGGAAAAATCAAAGTATGATGTCCTCTGCGGGATCCTTGAGAAGGAGGGTATAAGTCCCAGGGAGTGCGTTGCAGTTGGTGACGGGGCCAACGATATATCCATGATAGAGGCCGCACGTCTGGGCATAGCCTTCAATGCCAAGCCAGCCCTCAGGAAGAAGGCCGATGCAGTTGTTGAAGATAAGGATCTGCGCAAGATACTCCCCATCATTGAAAAAGTTGCAGAGGCTGATGATAAATTGAACAAGATGAGTTACGACGAAGTTATGGAACTCAAAAATGAATACGAAGACAAACTCTCAGCAATAGCCTCTGAAAGGGATGAACTGAACAAAAAAGCACGTGAAATGAAGGAACTGAGGGACAATCTCAACAGTGAACTTCGTGAAACACTCAACAGGGCTGTTGAACTGAGAGATAAACGTAATGAAATAAACTCCCAGGTCGAGGAGAACAAGAAGCTCAGGGACCAGATAAACAAGGAGATACGCAAACTCGAATGGTCCTCAGGAGGAAGGGACCGTATAAAGATTGAAAATGAGATCAAGCGAATAGACAAGATCATTGAAACAAGGGTCCTTGACATTAACAAGGAGAATGAACTTGTCAAGACAGCGAACGAGCTTCGAAAGAAACTCATGAAGATTCAGGAGGACGATGAAACCCGTGAAAAGGCCCTTGAACTCAGGAAAAAGTCAGAGGAGTACCATGAGAAGGTTGTGGCCCTCTCTGAGGAGGCCCAGGGTTACCATGAGAAGATGCTGGAGTACTTCAGAAAAACAGATGAGATACGCAAGAAGGCTGACGAGGCCCATGAGAAGTTCCTCGAATTCAGGAGGATGGCCTCAGAGAAGCATGAGGAATTCAAATCAACCCTCGGTGAGATACGCCAGATAAACGAGAGAATAAACGCCCTGAGATCAGAGAACAGAAGTGCCAGGAGAAGAGAAAGCAGGGAAAAAGATATTGAAGAAAAGGAAAGGGCCCGTGAAATATATGAGAAGTTCAAAGAGGGCAAAAAACTTACAAAGGATGAGATTCTTCTTCTCCAGAAGCACAGGATAGTTTAG
- a CDS encoding TATA-box-binding protein, producing MTDVDIKIENIVASATLGKSIDLQTVAEALENVDFNREQFPGLVYKLKEPKTAALIFGSGKLVCTGAKSIEDSKRAIKLTVDMMRTMDPDIPEEFEIKIQNIVASANLGKPLNLEAVALGLENTEYEPEQFPGLVYRLDDPKVVLLLFGSGKVVCTGAKSAEDAKLGVEKTKARLAELDLI from the coding sequence TTGACAGATGTGGATATCAAAATAGAAAATATTGTTGCTTCAGCAACCCTTGGAAAATCCATTGATCTTCAGACAGTTGCAGAAGCCCTTGAGAATGTTGATTTTAACAGGGAACAGTTTCCGGGGCTTGTGTACAAATTAAAGGAGCCGAAGACGGCTGCACTGATCTTTGGGTCAGGCAAACTCGTATGTACAGGAGCCAAATCAATAGAGGACTCCAAGAGGGCCATAAAACTGACAGTTGACATGATGAGGACCATGGATCCTGACATACCAGAGGAATTTGAAATAAAGATCCAGAACATTGTGGCCTCGGCGAACCTTGGAAAACCACTCAACCTTGAGGCTGTTGCCCTTGGACTTGAAAATACAGAGTACGAACCTGAACAGTTCCCTGGACTCGTTTACAGACTGGATGATCCCAAGGTGGTGCTCCTGTTATTCGGTTCAGGTAAGGTTGTATGTACAGGAGCCAAGAGTGCAGAGGATGCTAAACTTGGAGTTGAAAAGACTAAGGCAAGGCTTGCCGAGTTAGATCTGATTTAA